In one Diprion similis isolate iyDipSimi1 chromosome 6, iyDipSimi1.1, whole genome shotgun sequence genomic region, the following are encoded:
- the LOC124406965 gene encoding ribulose-phosphate 3-epimerase, translating to MAKIVTAKIGPSILNADLANLYSESQRLLDSGADYLHLDVMDGHFVPNLTFGHPLVKCLRNKIKNAFFETHMMVSEPEKWILPMSDAGVDQYTFHVEPVIDVPSVCRKVKEAGMKVGVALKPGTPADIVIDYIDLADMVLIMTVEPGFGGQKFMEPMMNKVRWLRKNYPTLDIEVDGGVGLNTIHSCAEAGANMIVSGTAVTGAENPTKVMASLKETVTAVLDKR from the exons ATGGCTAAGATTGTAACCGCGAAAATTGGCCCATCTATCTTAAATGCGGATTTGGCGAATTTATACTCCGAATCTCAACGTTTGTTGGATAGCGGTGCGGATTATCTGCATCTGGATGTAATGGATGGTCATTTTGTTCCTAACCTCACATTTGGTCATCCGTTGGTTAAATGtttacgaaataaaataaaaaacgcatTCTTTGAGACCCATATGATGGTTTCAGAACCCGAAAAG TGGATTTTACCAATGTCAGATGCCGGTGTAGATCAATACACTTTTCACGTTGAACCTGTTATTGACGTACCCTCAGTTTGTAGAAAAGTTAAAGAGGCAGGAATGAAG GTGGGGGTAGCTCTGAAACCTGGAACTCCAGCAGACATTGTGATCGATTACATAGACCTGGCAGATATGGTCCTTATCATGACTGTCGAGCCTGGTTTTGGTGgtcaaaaatttatggaaCCGATGATGAATAAAGTTCGATGGCTCCGAAAAAATTATCCCACTTTGGACATTGAAGTGGATGGAGGAGTTGGGCTAAACACCATACACTCCTGTGCAGAG GCTGGTGCTAATATGATAGTTTCTGGGACTGCAGTGACAGGTGCTGAAAATCCTACCAAAGTGATGGCATCTTTGAAGGAAACAGTAACCGCTGTGTTGGACAagcgttag
- the LOC124406963 gene encoding uncharacterized protein LOC124406963, giving the protein MKMLAKRMFPSLITCSSKAAGILAPLIIPPAHIAALYYFWTEFSRDVDRRHCSCSCWDTVFKGSYESGVASYKHMYFNATANTIKIWFMIVIGIITFYESVKDLAWLAMQCRLRFRMLILFGTAVFSHYYSWWVYINYWNDEFYSQWYHQLFFTATELLSTILVVHLADAKNPITHRKAFGIAAIAIMHILAGSWDQFITNVVRGEGYAHQVIRDLGFMIPDILHVAIPLWSVEWHKPCGLPGAESNQNIRRDLTIISVLVILGLCFCAAL; this is encoded by the exons ATGAAGATGCTGGCAAAGCGCATGTTCCCAAGTTTGATTACTTGCAGTTCTAAGGCTGCTGGCATCTTAGCACCTTTAATTATTCCTCCTGCACATATTGCTGCACTTTACTATTTCTGGACAGAATTTTCACGAGATGTCGACAGGCGTCATTGCTCCTGTTCTTGTTGGGACACCGTATTCAAGG gcTCCTATGAATCTGGTGTTGCATCTTATAAGCATATGTATTTTAACGCCACTGCtaataccataaaaatatgGTTTATGATAGTAATTGGTATAATTACATTTTACGAAAGTGTAAAAGATTTAGCATGGCTAGCTATGCAATGTCGTCTGAGATTTAGAATGTTGATACTTTTTGGGACTGCAGTGTTTTCTCATTACTATTCATGGTGGGTGTACATAAATTATTGGAATGACGAGTTTTATTCCCAGTGGTATCATCAATTGTTTTTCACTGCTACCGAATTATTGTCGACAATTCTGGTCGTTCATTTGGCtgatgcaaaaaatccaattaCACATAGAAAAGCATTTGGCATCGCTGCTATTGCAATCATGCATATTTTAGCTGGTAGTTGGGACCAGTTCATTACCAATGTTGTTAGAGGAGAGGGATATGCCCATcag GTAATTCGAGATCTGGGATTCATGATTCCTGATATTCTCCATGTTGCCATCCCTCTATGGTCTGTAGAATGGCATAAACCCTGTGGCCTACCTGGAGCTGAATCCAACCAGAATATCAGACGTGATCTCACAATTATTTCAGTACTGGTTATACTCGGATTGTGCTTTTGTGCTGCCCTGTGA
- the LOC124406957 gene encoding putative methyltransferase C9orf114 homolog, with amino-acid sequence MASVVARGKSWKEHNRLHKEQRKKWREERLLKKVKKEESENLAEEVKKSNESEKILTKNVSTVSIAVPGSILDNAQSPELRTYLAGQIARAACIYKIDEVIVFDDMGEVLEEEKKKLRHDETFGEVRVGCLQLARILQYLECPQYLRKYFFPLHKDLQYAGVLNPLDAPHHLRQQDESVFREGIVTNKPIKVGRGSQVNVGLLNDVTIDKVLASGLRVTVKIPAEQKNPKKLKGIVVPPSMPRAHTGIYWGYSVRIANNLTQVITDSPYKEGYDLTIGTSDKGTSVDDIASNSLAYNHVLIVFGGLTGLEAALEADPLLNEDDPSILFDKYLNVCPEQGSRTIRTEEAVLLSLGELRNKLMPKHPPLENPQFQNDPQAGENNLTTSKKMKTENPTVYSSDSSDSSG; translated from the coding sequence ATGGCATCGGTCGTAGCACGTGGTAAGAGCTGGAAAGAGCACAACCGTCTACACAAGGAACAACGCAAGAAGTGGAGAGAAGAGAGACTATTAAAAAAggtgaagaaagaagagagcGAAAATCTTGCCGAAGAGGTTAAAAAGTCAAACGAGTCTgagaaaatattgacaaaaaacGTATCCACCGTGAGTATCGCGGTGCCTGGTTCGATTCTGGATAACGCTCAGTCGCCAGAATTGAGAACGTATTTGGCAGGCCAGATTGCGAGAGCAGCATGCAtatataaaattgatgaaGTGATCGTGTTTGACGATATGGGAGAAGTCttagaggaagaaaaaaagaaactgagaCACGATGAAACATTCGGGGAAGTCAGAGTCGGATGTCTGCAGCTTGCAAGAATATTGCAATATCTAGAGTGTCCGCAATATCTGCGTAAATATTTCTTCCCCCTACATAAAGACCTCCAGTACGCAGGAGTTCTGAATCCTTTGGATGCTCCGCATCACCTAAGACAACAGGATGAGTCTGTGTTTCGTGAAGGCATCGTCACTAACAAACCTATAAAAGTTGGAAGAGGGTCCCAAGTCAACGTTGGACTGCTTAACGACGTCACAATTGACAAAGTTCTGGCGTCAGGTCTTAGGGTCACTGTTAAAATACCTGCGGAACAAAAAAAccccaaaaaattaaaaggtaTCGTTGTGCCTCCAAGTATGCCGAGAGCACACACCGGCATTTACTGGGGTTATAGTGTCAGAATAGCAAACAACTTGACACAAGTAATCACAGATAGTCCGTACAAGGAAGGTTACGATTTGACTATCGGAACTTCGGACAAAGGAACTTCTGTAGATGATATCGCGTCAAATAGTCTCGCGTACAATCATGTTCTCATTGTTTTTGGTGGCTTGACTGGGTTGGAAGCAGCCTTGGAAGCCGACCCCCTCTTGAATGAAGACGATCCATCTATACTTTTCGACAAGTACTTGAACGTCTGTCCGGAGCAAGGGTCCAGAACAATAAGAACTGAGGAAGCTGTTTTATTATCACTGGGCGAATTGAGGAATAAATTAATGCCCAAACATCCCCCGTTGGAAAATcctcaatttcaaaatgacCCTCAAGCGGGCGAGAATAATTTAacaacaagtaaaaaaatgaagacagAAAATCCAACAGTGTACAGCTCCGATTCCAGTGATTCATCCGGCTGA